The proteins below are encoded in one region of Ostrea edulis chromosome 3, xbOstEdul1.1, whole genome shotgun sequence:
- the LOC125674470 gene encoding uncharacterized protein LOC125674470 — translation MATSDPFARAQDVKRCQLCPGKQRKSAAEIVCNTCHVNLCKHCVGHHMITNPNIRHDVITFHFKILEIIPPQCKLHQEQNCEMFSEKCDSPICQKCLASGSHENHDMSKTSEIHSFKKQLIEKDTNELRSKIAPVFESILSEIEEMLSNVLQKHGERQKFITEFGKRCHTLIDIVINRYLCDSKKTAKQDDDAIQTLQSEFEKLQSTIQSAIHENHSIQASNDLAKFTSYASRNKELRNIPPRFELTVPPLDLRELTEEALCQIIGAIAPSIKSIIPGHILQVIPPVSSFNEPNRKVLEKPQVLTALNTGYRKTYKVCCIPNTDEFYVCGDNNIIRLMNTKGTTMEEIVTESGNTPYDLTVTREGHLVYSDLKDRSINRQKNGKIECLIKREGWIPRAICRISTHDVLVIMTTDDRKESEIVRYCTSTTTRTQYNDNGKPVYFDPDYVTENKNLDFVVSNYNTKTVMAVDKKGKFRFSYNGNLKKSFTPRGVTTDNMCNILIADRDNHVIHIIDQNGQFLRYIDNCNLHRPYDLSTDSNDMLFVTESESGIVKQIRYLE, via the coding sequence ATGGCAACATCAGATCCATTTGCCAGAGCACAAGATGTCAAACGCTGTCAGTTATGTCCCGGCAAACAGAGAAAGTCTGCAGCAGAAATCGTGTGTAACACCTGCCACGTCAACCTCTGTAAACACTGTGTAGGACATCACATGATCACAAATCCCAACATACGCCACGATGTTAtcacttttcatttcaaaatcttagAAATCATTCCACCCCAGTGTAAATTACACCAAGAACAGAACTGCGAAATGTTCAGTGAAAAATGTGATTCCCCAATTTGTCAGAAATGTCTTGCCTCTGGATCTCATGAAAACCACGATATGTCAAAGACTTCAGAAATtcacagttttaaaaaacagCTGATAGAAAAAGACACAAACGAACTTAGAAGTAAGATTGCACCTGTGTTCGAATCCATTCTCTCTGAAATAGAGGAAATGTTGTCAAATGTTCTCCAAAAACATGGAGAAAGACAAAAATTCATTACTGAATTCGGCAAAAGATGTCATACACTTATAGACATTGTTATCAACAGATATTTATGTGATTCAAAGAAGACAGCAAAACAAGATGATGACGCCATTCAAACTTTGCAATCCGAGTTCGAAAAATTACAATCAACAATACAATCAGCTATACATGAAAACCATTCTATCCAGGCTTCCAACGATTTAGCCAAATTTACCAGTTATGCTTCAAGAAACAAGGAATTAAGGAATATTCCCCCTAGATTTGAATTAACAGTCCCACCATTGGATCTCAGAGAACTAACAGAAGAGGCACTGTGTCAGATTATTGGAGCCATTGCTCCCTCAATAAAGTCGATCATTCCAGGGCATATCCTGCAAGTCATTCCCCCAGTCTCCAGTTTCAATGAACCAAACAGAAAAGTATTAGAGAAGCCTCAAGTATTAACAGCTCTCAATACTGGTTATAGAAAGACTTACAAAGTATGCTGTATTCCTAACACAGATGAGTTCTATGTCTGTGGTGACAATAACATCATCAGACTCATGAACACCAAGGGGACAACAATGGAGGAGATCGTCACCGAGTCAGGAAATACTCCATATGATCTGACGGTCACCAGAGAGGGACATTTGGTGTACTCTGACTTGAAGGATAGAAGTATCAACAGACAGAAGAATGGCAAGATAGAATGTCTGATAAAACGAGAGGGCTGGATACCACGAGCCATCTGTCGCATCTCCACACACGACGTACTAGTTATCATGACGACTGATGATCGCAAAGAAAGTGAAATAGTCCGTTACTGTACTTCTACAACTACAAGGACACAATACAACGACAACGGCAAACCTGTATATTTTGATCCAGACTATGTTACCGAGAACAAGAACCTTGATTTTGTTGTCAGTAATTATAATACAAAGACAGTAATGGCAGTAGATAAGAAAGGCAAATTCAGGTTCAGCTATAATGgaaatttaaagaaatcattTACTCCACGTGGTGTGACCACAGACAACATGTGCAACATCCTGATTGCTGACCGTGATAACCATGTTATACATATCATTGATCAgaacggacagttcctccggtACATAGACAACTGTAACTTACACCGACCATATGATCTCAGTACCGACAGCAATGACATGTTGTTTGTTACTGAAAGTGAATCTGGCATTGTGAAACAAATTAGGTATTTAgaataa
- the LOC125674481 gene encoding small subunit processome component 20 homolog, with the protein MIFTHGLITESFPQLSDKQREKSKAEAKENLSFRPPSCLLLPVEPKRGGEKPRLSKKTNIHVLVEFGLQLLCLCLKRGRLVATEELHCRLVDPFISLLSDCLYSKHIRINTLSLRCLCWLLKFKLPSVNKNIRKLANGMFIILKNYASAGASKGDNLELISMTFKAVTVLVRDVKIYKLDQTQLQVLLTFCEEDLYDYNRQSTAFSLLKAILTRKLNVPEVFELIKKVEDMSITADSPHVRRECRQITLQYILEYPLGKLLNKHLEFYVTQLSYEMENGRESALEMLATIFSSFPQNILNEHAGMFFIPMSAALVNDESTKCRKLTALAIKSLLQKVDHNTRKELFSITQKWFTDDKINHRILAAQLTGLFIEVESTKFAHHLSVILPIIHQQIDPGRYQETHQSSTGETEKDRLLYHCMNTLLKLLRECDIIRDVKWREEMNIIWDNVVSHLGYEHMWVQLASCQLIGLLFAAWTPEEIIQPHSGSTLHDFIQMDSIRKLESLALDLITQLQSRFLTEDLANQIIKNMVFIAKVAKLLSDKESSKDSAEAANSDLKNQKCLSLRWLIKKMIREANHEAVNQPKSTIKRCSVFKWVAAVSMDLGSTVLPSVVPIMMPALQRETNENNPNTESALKGLAQEVLDILKKMLGIETYTQLFAKTHKEQFNRKETRKRKEAVEAVSNPQNAAKKKMKKNLAKREAKKRKVEEFRASKKIKRRKVKDMAITS; encoded by the exons ATGATATTTACTCACGGCCTGATTACTGAATCCTTTCCACAactatcagataaacagag agAGAAGTCCAAAGCAGAAGCTAAAGAAAACCTGTCATTTCGCCCTCCAAGTTGTCTTCTGTTACCGGTGGAGCCGAAACGTGGAGGAGAGAAGCCCAGACTGAGTAAAAAGACCAATATTCATGTCCTGGTGGAGTTTGGTCTCCAACTTTTGTGTCTGTGTCTGAAGAGGGGCCGCCTGGTGGCCACGGAGGAGCTCCACTGTCGACTGGTGGATCCATTTATATCTCTCCTATCAGACTGTCTGTATTCTAAGCATATCAGG ATTAACACACTGAGCTTGAGATGTCTGTGCTGGCTGCTCAAATTCAAATTACCCTCTGTGAATAAAAACATCAGGAAGTTGGCCAATGGGATGTTCATCATCTTAAAAAACTATGCATCAGCAGGTGCTTCAAAGGGAGACAACTTGGAACTCATCTCTATGACATTTAAG GCAGTGACAGTGTTGGTGAGAGACGTAAAGATTTACAAACTAGATCAGACACAACTACAGGTGCTGTTAACATTCTGTGAGGAAGATTTATATGATTATAACAGACAGAGCACGGCTTTCTCACTATTAAAG GCCATATTGACCCGCAAGTTGAATGTGCCTGAAGTGTTTGAGTTGATAAAGAAGGTGGAGGATATGTCTATCACGGCGGACTCTCCCCACGTCAGGAGGGAGTGCAGACAG ATAACACTGCAGTACATCTTGGAATATCCCCTGGGGAAACTTCTCAACAAACACCTGGAGTTTTACGTCACACAATTGTCCTATGAAATGGAGAATGGTCGTGAGTCGGCCCTAGAGATGTTGGCCACGATATTTTCGTCGTTTCCACAG AATATCTTGAATGAACATGCAGGAATGTTCTTCATTCCAATGTCAGCAGCTCTTGTCAATGATGAATCCACGAAATGTAGAAAACTGACAGCTTTAGCCATTAAATCTCTTTTACAAAAG GTCGACCACAACACGAGAAAGGAACTATTCAGCATTACTCAGAAATGGTTCACAGATGACAAG ATAAACCATCGGATCCTGGCAGCCCAACTGACTGGTCTATTTATAGAAGTAGAATCCACAAAATTTGCACACCATCTGTCTGTGATATTACCCATAATTCATCAGCAAATAGACCCAGGAAGATATCAAGAGACT CATCAAAGTTCCACTGGAGAAACAGAAAAAGACAGACTGCTTTATCACTGTATGAACACACTCCTTAAATTACTGAGAGAATGTGACATCATCAGAGATGTTAAATGGAGGGAAGAAATGAACATTATCTGGG ACAATGTTGTGAGTCATCTAGGATATGAACACATGTGGGTACAGTTGGCATCCTGTCAGCTGATTGGTCTGTTGTTTGCCGCTTGGACTCCAGAAGAAATTATTCAGCCTCATTCTGGTTCTACTCTACATGATTTCATCCAAATGGATTCCATTCGCAAG TTGGAGAGTTTGGCGTTGGATCTGATAACACAGTTACAGTCGAGGTTTCTTACAGAAGATTTAGCCAATCAAATCATCAAAAACATGGTGTTTATTGCTAAAGTTGCCAAGCTTCTCTCTGACAAAGAGAGTTCTAAGGACTCTGCTGAGGCAGCTAACTCTGATTTAAAGAACCAGAAGTGTCTTTCATTGCGATGGTTGATCAAGAAAATGATCAGAGAAGCAAATCATGAGGCGGTGAATCAGCCAAAATCTACAATAAAG AGATGTAGTGTGTTTAAATGGGTGGCTGCTGTCAGTATGGACCTAGGCTCTACAGTGCTGCCGTCTGTGGTTCCTATCATGATGCCAGCTCTACAAAGGGAGACAAATGAGAATAATCCAAATACTG AGTCAGCACTTAAGGGACTTGCCCAAGAAGTACTTGATATATTGAAGAAAATGCTAGGAATTGAAACATACACCCAGCTGTTCGCCAAAACACACAAGGAGCAGTTCAACAGAAAGGAAACAAGAAAAAGGAAAGAGGCTGTTGAG GCTGTATCCAATCCTCAGAATGctgcaaaaaagaaaatgaagaagAATTTGGCAAAACGAGAGGCAAAAAAGAGAAAAGTAGAGGAATTCCGAGCGTCAAAGAAAATAAAGAGACGGAAAGTTAAAGACATGGCGATTACTTCCTGA